A single region of the Massilia sp. erpn genome encodes:
- a CDS encoding alkaline phosphatase family protein codes for MTMLNTPSLSLRALALASCLLANSALAATQAPSSTPAQPKLVVVLVVDGLPQEQVVRYRDQFGQGGFRRLLDQGAWFSNAHQAHGITVTAIGHAAVLSGAYPYQHGVIGNNWIDPVSKASVYCTEDREHTYLGEETKPSDGTSPARLRVSTLGDELRYASGQRSKVVAVSGKDRGAILLAGKTGTAYMYMDKSGNFASSSFYMKQHPEWVQRFQAAKPQDRYYGKSWRPLLDDAAYAGDAADDATPSTAAARNRFPFSYYSESGNIDAGYYGRLKVGPFLDELTLDFARAAVEGENLGKNPAGVPDILGVSLSSHDYVNHSFGPESKMSHDHLQRLDRMLAQFFGYLDQRVGLDNVLVVLTADHGFPNVPEFAQSQHMDAQRLDGEKLMGALNQHLDEKFKAGKLVTAWSLPNIHLDYAQIEKSGLKREEVEQAAARFLLKQNGVAEVFTRSQLESGAVGGTRLATLMRRAWNRELSGDLMTVTKPYWYFGSGTSGTSHGSPYAYDTNVPLMVMGKRWIKPGAYGQYAEVVDIAPTLAHLLRIRPPAAAEGRVLTETLR; via the coding sequence ATGACTATGCTGAACACCCCCTCTCTCTCCCTGCGCGCCCTCGCGCTGGCTTCCTGCCTGCTCGCCAATAGCGCCCTGGCCGCCACGCAAGCGCCCTCCTCCACGCCCGCCCAGCCCAAGCTGGTGGTGGTGCTGGTGGTCGATGGCCTGCCGCAAGAACAGGTGGTGCGCTACCGCGACCAGTTCGGCCAGGGCGGCTTCCGCCGCCTGCTCGACCAGGGCGCCTGGTTCAGCAATGCGCACCAGGCGCATGGCATCACCGTCACCGCGATCGGCCATGCAGCCGTGCTGAGCGGCGCCTATCCTTACCAGCACGGCGTGATCGGCAATAACTGGATCGACCCGGTCAGCAAAGCTTCCGTGTATTGCACCGAAGACCGGGAGCACACTTACCTTGGCGAAGAAACCAAGCCCAGCGACGGCACCTCGCCGGCGCGCCTGCGTGTCAGCACCCTGGGCGACGAGCTGCGCTATGCGAGCGGCCAGCGCTCCAAGGTGGTGGCCGTGTCCGGCAAGGACCGCGGCGCGATCCTGCTGGCGGGCAAGACCGGCACCGCCTATATGTATATGGACAAGAGCGGCAACTTCGCCAGCAGCAGCTTCTATATGAAGCAGCATCCCGAGTGGGTGCAGCGCTTCCAGGCGGCCAAGCCGCAGGACCGCTACTACGGCAAGAGCTGGCGTCCGCTGCTCGACGATGCGGCCTATGCCGGCGATGCGGCAGACGACGCCACGCCATCCACCGCGGCGGCGCGCAACCGCTTCCCCTTCTCCTACTACAGCGAGAGCGGCAATATCGATGCCGGCTACTATGGCCGCCTGAAAGTCGGCCCCTTCCTCGACGAACTGACGCTGGACTTCGCGCGCGCCGCTGTCGAAGGCGAAAACCTGGGCAAGAATCCGGCCGGCGTACCGGACATTCTCGGCGTCAGCCTGTCCAGCCACGATTATGTGAACCACTCCTTTGGGCCGGAAAGCAAGATGTCGCACGACCATCTGCAGCGCCTGGACCGCATGCTGGCCCAGTTCTTCGGCTACCTCGACCAGCGCGTCGGCCTCGACAATGTGCTGGTGGTGCTGACCGCCGACCACGGCTTCCCGAACGTGCCGGAATTCGCCCAGTCCCAGCATATGGACGCCCAGCGCCTCGATGGCGAAAAGCTGATGGGCGCGCTGAACCAGCACCTGGACGAGAAATTCAAGGCTGGCAAGCTGGTGACAGCCTGGTCACTGCCCAACATCCACCTCGACTACGCGCAGATTGAAAAAAGCGGCCTGAAACGCGAGGAGGTGGAACAGGCCGCCGCCCGCTTCCTGCTCAAGCAGAATGGCGTGGCCGAAGTGTTCACGCGCAGCCAGCTGGAAAGCGGCGCCGTCGGCGGCACGCGCCTGGCGACGCTGATGCGGCGCGCCTGGAACCGCGAGCTGTCGGGCGACCTGATGACGGTCACCAAGCCCTACTGGTATTTCGGCAGCGGCACCAGCGGCACCTCGCACGGCTCGCCCTACGCCTACGACACGAATGTCCCGCTGATGGTAATGGGCAAGCGCTGGATCAAGCCGGGCGCCTACGGCCAATATGCCGAAGTGGTCGACATCGCCCCGACGCTGGCCCACCTGCTGCGCATCCGCCCACCAGCTGCCGCCGAAGGCCGCGTCCTCACCGAAACCCTGCGCTAA
- the pssA gene encoding CDP-diacylglycerol--serine O-phosphatidyltransferase, which yields MPQFPRRRPNPIGKAPKKPRFSKFMRQQGADAASKPRPRGIYLLPNAFTTGALFCGFFAIVMAMNQRFEHAAWAIFVAMVLDGLDGRIARLTNTQSEFGAQYDSLSDMVSFGAAPALVIYEWSLRGLGKLGWIAAFVYCAGAALRLARFNTNIEVVDKRFFQGLPSPAAAALVAGFVLMMVDLEVPGISLPWVSWVIALFAGLTMVTNVPFYSFKDVNFRKSVPFIAVFLIALGFALVSIDPPKVLFPIFVAYGISGYIVYFIRLAKGKPVSIVQTAHEPVDQSERR from the coding sequence ATGCCTCAATTCCCACGCCGCAGACCTAACCCGATCGGCAAGGCGCCCAAGAAGCCACGCTTCAGCAAGTTCATGCGCCAGCAGGGCGCCGATGCAGCCAGCAAACCGCGTCCGCGCGGCATTTACCTGCTGCCCAATGCCTTTACCACGGGAGCACTGTTCTGCGGTTTCTTCGCCATCGTCATGGCCATGAACCAGCGCTTCGAACATGCCGCCTGGGCCATCTTCGTGGCCATGGTGCTGGACGGCCTGGATGGCCGCATCGCCCGTCTCACCAATACCCAAAGCGAATTCGGCGCGCAGTACGACAGCCTGTCGGACATGGTGTCCTTCGGTGCCGCTCCGGCCCTGGTGATCTACGAATGGTCGCTGCGCGGCCTCGGCAAGCTGGGCTGGATCGCCGCCTTCGTCTACTGTGCCGGCGCCGCGCTGCGCCTGGCGCGCTTCAACACCAATATCGAAGTGGTCGACAAGCGCTTCTTCCAGGGCTTGCCGAGTCCCGCCGCCGCCGCGCTGGTGGCCGGTTTCGTGCTGATGATGGTTGACCTCGAAGTGCCGGGCATCAGCCTGCCCTGGGTATCCTGGGTCATCGCGCTGTTCGCCGGCCTGACCATGGTCACCAATGTGCCGTTCTACAGTTTCAAGGATGTGAACTTCCGCAAATCCGTGCCTTTCATCGCGGTGTTCCTGATCGCGCTCGGCTTCGCCCTGGTGTCGATCGATCCGCCCAAGGTGCTGTTCCCCATCTTTGTCGCCTACGGCATTTCCGGCTACATCGTGTATTTCATCCGGCTCGCCAAGGGCAAGCCCGTAAGCATCGTCCAGACCGCGCACGAGCCGGTCGATCAGAGCGAACGCCGCTGA
- a CDS encoding SIMPL domain-containing protein (The SIMPL domain is named for its presence in mouse protein SIMPL (signalling molecule that associates with mouse pelle-like kinase). Bacterial member BP26, from Brucella, was shown to assemble into a channel-like structure, while YggE from E. coli has been associated with resistance to oxidative stress.), translated as MKVMQTVAAAALVLGAQAVQAQSLPTTGTLVVVPAFGEVKAPNDQAVATFAIEEQDKDKAAAASRVNQKMKQGLDILKKEDPQASLKTQGYYTYPVYPEDRPLPPGVSAKARIPTAWRVGHYVQMTTSNLNALPKTVASVQKVLTLNNLQFGLSPAATKKLDDQRIAATYQNLNERIASIANAMGRKLSDAVLDTVDFEGSGNYAQREYAAAPAMMRSAMMKDTAEVSEPSFEPGETTLEMRLVGKVKFK; from the coding sequence ATGAAAGTAATGCAAACCGTGGCCGCCGCCGCCCTGGTACTGGGCGCACAAGCCGTACAGGCACAATCCCTGCCAACCACCGGCACCCTGGTTGTCGTTCCCGCCTTTGGCGAAGTCAAAGCCCCGAACGACCAGGCCGTCGCCACCTTCGCTATCGAAGAGCAGGACAAGGACAAGGCTGCCGCCGCCTCGCGCGTCAACCAGAAAATGAAACAGGGTCTGGACATCCTGAAGAAGGAAGATCCGCAAGCCAGCCTGAAAACCCAGGGCTACTACACCTATCCCGTGTATCCGGAAGACCGTCCGCTGCCGCCAGGCGTGAGCGCCAAGGCGCGCATTCCGACCGCATGGCGCGTCGGCCACTATGTGCAAATGACCACCAGCAATCTGAACGCGCTGCCGAAAACCGTGGCGTCGGTGCAGAAGGTGCTGACCCTGAACAATCTGCAATTCGGCCTGAGCCCTGCCGCCACCAAGAAACTGGATGACCAGCGCATCGCCGCCACCTACCAGAACCTGAATGAGCGCATCGCCTCCATCGCCAACGCCATGGGCCGCAAGCTGAGCGACGCCGTGCTCGACACCGTGGACTTCGAAGGCTCGGGCAATTACGCCCAGCGCGAATACGCGGCCGCACCGGCCATGATGCGCAGCGCCATGATGAAGGATACGGCTGAAGTCTCCGAACCGAGCTTCGAGCCGGGCGAAACCACCCTGGAAATGCGCTTGGTGGGCAAAGTTAAGTTCAAGTAA
- a CDS encoding RNA polymerase sigma factor yields MATDKELSDFLENVERRAYKQAVYAVRRDEAALDIVQDAMIKLAEKYGDKPAAELPLLFQRILQNTILDFFRREKVRNTWVSLFSGLAPSSDEHEDFDILESYEAEQGSQAAESSADQVERMQVLQVIEDEVQKLPARQREAFLMRYWQDMDVAETAEAMGCSEGSVKTHCSRATHTLAESLKAKGIKL; encoded by the coding sequence ATGGCCACAGACAAAGAATTATCGGATTTCCTGGAGAACGTCGAGCGGCGTGCCTATAAACAAGCCGTGTACGCGGTGCGCCGCGACGAAGCGGCCCTGGATATCGTCCAGGACGCCATGATCAAGCTGGCCGAGAAATACGGCGACAAGCCGGCGGCCGAGCTGCCCCTGCTGTTCCAGCGCATCCTGCAAAACACCATCCTCGATTTCTTCCGCCGCGAAAAGGTGCGCAACACCTGGGTCAGCCTGTTTTCCGGCCTGGCCCCCAGCTCGGACGAGCATGAGGATTTTGATATACTTGAATCTTATGAGGCCGAACAGGGTTCCCAGGCAGCGGAATCGAGCGCCGACCAGGTCGAGCGCATGCAGGTCTTGCAAGTCATTGAAGATGAAGTACAAAAGCTGCCAGCGCGTCAACGGGAAGCCTTCCTCATGCGTTATTGGCAGGACATGGACGTGGCAGAAACCGCCGAAGCGATGGGATGTTCCGAAGGGAGCGTGAAAACGCATTGCTCACGAGCAACACACACTCTCGCCGAATCGCTCAAAGCCAAGGGGATAAAACTATGA
- the ilvC gene encoding ketol-acid reductoisomerase, with amino-acid sequence MKVFYDKDADLSLIKGKNVAIIGYGSQGHAHAQNLSDSGVNVTVGLRKGGASWQKVEKAGLKVAEVNDAVKAADVIMILLPDENIAQVYKENVEPNAKQGAVLAFAHGFNVHYGQVVPRADLDVIMVAPKAPGHTVRGTYTQGGGVPHLIAVHQDKSGIARDIALSYASANGGGKAGIIETNFREETETDLFGEQAVLCGGTVELIKAGFETLVEAGYAPEMAYFECLHELKLIVDLIYEGGIANMNYSISNNAEYGEYVTGPKVVTSATKDAMRQCLKDIQTGEYAKSFILENKAGAPTLISRRRLTSEHQIEEVGAKLRAMMPWIAKNKLVDQSKN; translated from the coding sequence ATGAAAGTTTTCTACGACAAAGACGCTGACCTCTCCCTCATCAAAGGCAAGAACGTGGCCATCATCGGCTACGGCTCGCAAGGCCATGCCCACGCCCAGAACCTGAGCGATTCCGGCGTCAACGTGACCGTCGGCCTGCGCAAGGGCGGCGCTTCGTGGCAGAAAGTGGAGAAGGCCGGCCTGAAAGTAGCCGAAGTGAACGACGCCGTGAAGGCCGCCGACGTCATCATGATCCTGCTGCCGGACGAAAACATCGCCCAGGTCTACAAGGAAAACGTCGAACCGAACGCCAAGCAGGGCGCCGTGCTGGCCTTCGCCCACGGCTTCAATGTGCACTACGGCCAGGTTGTGCCGCGCGCCGACCTCGACGTGATCATGGTTGCCCCGAAAGCGCCGGGCCACACCGTACGCGGCACCTACACCCAGGGCGGCGGCGTGCCGCACCTGATCGCCGTGCACCAGGACAAGTCCGGCATCGCCCGCGATATCGCCCTGTCGTATGCTTCCGCGAACGGCGGCGGCAAGGCCGGCATCATCGAAACCAACTTCCGCGAAGAAACCGAAACCGACCTGTTCGGCGAACAAGCCGTGCTGTGCGGTGGCACCGTCGAGCTGATCAAAGCTGGTTTCGAAACCCTGGTGGAAGCCGGCTACGCGCCGGAGATGGCTTACTTCGAGTGCCTGCACGAGCTGAAACTGATCGTCGACCTGATCTACGAAGGCGGCATCGCCAATATGAACTACTCCATCTCCAACAATGCGGAGTACGGCGAATACGTGACCGGCCCGAAAGTGGTGACTTCGGCCACCAAGGACGCCATGCGCCAGTGCCTGAAAGACATCCAGACCGGCGAATACGCCAAGAGCTTCATCCTGGAAAACAAGGCCGGCGCCCCGACGCTGATCTCGCGCCGCCGCCTGACCTCCGAGCACCAGATCGAAGAAGTCGGCGCCAAGCTGCGCGCCATGATGCCCTGGATCGCCAAAAACAAACTGGTCGACCAGTCCAAAAACTAA
- a CDS encoding 2-isopropylmalate synthase yields the protein MSNRLIIFDTTLRDGEQSPGASMTREEKVRIARQLEKLRVDVIEAGFAAASQGDFESIRAIASSIRESTVCSLSRANDRDIARAAEALQPAARKRIHTFIATSPLHMQMKLRMEPEQVLEQAKLAVRFARQFTDDIEFSPEDGSRSEEDFLCRVLEGVIAEGATTINFPDTVGYAVPELFGATIKRLRERIPNSDKAIWSVHCHNDLGLAVANSLAGVMIGGARQIECTINGLGERAGNTALEEVVMALRTRNAYYNLELGIDTTQIVAASKMVSQITGFAVQPNKAVVGANAFAHASGIHQDGILKARETYEIMRAEDVGWTANKIVLGKLSGRNAFKQRLQELGIELDSEAEVNAAFARFKELADRKSDIFDEDIMALVTDEEQAHESEYYRFVSLAQRSETGELPLAKVVFSMDGKEYSCEGSGDGPVDATVNAIESEARSGAELVLFSINAISSGTQSQGEVTMRLSHAGRIVNGVGAAPDIVVASAKAYLSGLNKLHSKIERLNPQTEPAP from the coding sequence ATGAGTAACCGCCTTATCATCTTCGACACCACCCTGCGCGACGGCGAGCAATCGCCGGGCGCCTCCATGACGCGCGAAGAGAAGGTGCGCATCGCGCGCCAGCTGGAAAAGCTGCGCGTCGATGTGATCGAAGCCGGTTTCGCCGCCGCCTCGCAAGGCGACTTCGAATCGATCCGCGCCATTGCCTCCTCGATCCGCGAATCCACCGTCTGCTCGCTATCGCGCGCCAACGACCGCGACATCGCCCGCGCCGCCGAAGCCCTGCAGCCCGCCGCGCGCAAACGCATCCACACCTTCATCGCCACCTCGCCGCTGCATATGCAGATGAAGCTGCGCATGGAGCCGGAGCAGGTGCTGGAGCAGGCTAAACTCGCTGTGCGCTTCGCCCGCCAGTTCACCGACGATATCGAATTCAGTCCCGAAGACGGCAGCCGCTCGGAGGAGGACTTCCTGTGCCGCGTGCTGGAAGGCGTGATCGCCGAAGGCGCCACCACCATCAACTTCCCCGACACGGTGGGCTATGCCGTGCCCGAACTGTTCGGCGCCACCATCAAGCGCCTGCGCGAGCGCATTCCCAATTCCGACAAGGCCATCTGGTCGGTGCACTGCCATAACGACCTGGGACTGGCCGTCGCCAATTCCCTGGCCGGCGTGATGATCGGCGGCGCGCGCCAGATCGAATGCACCATCAACGGCCTGGGCGAAAGGGCGGGCAATACTGCGCTGGAAGAAGTGGTGATGGCCCTGCGCACGCGCAACGCCTACTACAATCTGGAGCTGGGCATCGACACCACGCAGATCGTGGCGGCGTCCAAGATGGTCTCGCAGATCACCGGCTTTGCCGTGCAGCCGAATAAGGCCGTGGTGGGCGCCAACGCCTTTGCCCACGCTTCCGGCATCCACCAGGACGGCATCCTGAAAGCGCGCGAAACCTATGAAATCATGCGCGCCGAGGATGTGGGCTGGACCGCCAACAAGATCGTGCTCGGCAAGCTCTCCGGCCGCAACGCCTTCAAGCAGCGCCTGCAGGAACTCGGCATTGAACTGGACTCCGAAGCCGAAGTGAATGCTGCCTTCGCCCGCTTCAAGGAACTGGCCGACCGCAAATCCGACATCTTCGACGAAGACATCATGGCCCTCGTCACCGACGAAGAGCAGGCCCACGAAAGCGAATATTACCGCTTCGTCTCGCTGGCCCAGCGCTCCGAAACTGGCGAGCTGCCCCTGGCCAAAGTCGTGTTCTCCATGGACGGCAAGGAATACAGCTGCGAAGGCAGCGGCGACGGCCCGGTCGACGCCACGGTCAACGCCATTGAAAGCGAGGCCAGGAGCGGCGCCGAGCTGGTCCTGTTCAGCATCAACGCCATCAGTTCCGGCACCCAGTCGCAAGGCGAAGTCACGATGCGCCTGTCGCACGCCGGCCGCATCGTCAATGGCGTCGGCGCCGCCCCCGACATCGTGGTCGCCTCCGCCAAAGCCTACCTCTCCGGCCTCAACAAGCTGCACTCCAAAATCGAACGCCTCAACCCCCAAACCGAACCCGCCCCTTGA
- the bamE gene encoding outer membrane protein assembly factor BamE — protein MKNRLILIIFAATLSACAGQGDPRWERGAKFSAIQLGQASKTSVRELLGQPDETTHLSLRDMDVWSYRYKESGVWDSMMHIHFDKNGTVRELMSGPDPMYDERRGFFH, from the coding sequence ATGAAAAACCGTCTCATTCTTATCATTTTTGCAGCAACACTAAGTGCCTGCGCCGGCCAGGGCGACCCGCGCTGGGAGCGCGGCGCCAAATTCAGTGCCATCCAGCTCGGCCAGGCCAGCAAAACCAGCGTGCGCGAGCTGCTCGGCCAACCCGACGAAACCACCCATCTAAGCCTGCGCGACATGGACGTCTGGAGCTACCGCTACAAGGAATCCGGCGTGTGGGATTCCATGATGCACATCCACTTCGACAAAAACGGCACCGTGCGCGAGCTCATGAGCGGCCCCGACCCCATGTACGACGAACGCCGCGGCTTCTTCCATTGA
- a CDS encoding acetolactate synthase 3 catalytic subunit, with protein sequence MNTEAAAPITGAEIVVRCLAEEGVEHVFGYPGGAVLYIYDAIFKQDKFQHVLVRHEQAAIHAADAYSRSSQKVGVALVTSGPGVTNAVTGLSTAYMDSIPMVVISGQVPSHAIGQDAFQECDTVGITRPVVKHNFLVKDVKDLAETIKKAFFIARTGRPGPVLVDIPKDISMHKHVYNYPKDIEMRSYRPMDKGHSGQIRKAVQLLLQAERPMIYTGGGVILANAAPELNRLVDKLGFPVTNTLMGLGGYRASDSKFVGMPGMHGTYEANMAMQNCDVLIAIGARFDDRVIGNPKHFASNPRKIIHVDIDPSSISKRVKVDIPIVGNVKDVLIEFLAQLDAAEAKPNVSALKKWWGQIEEWRGRDCLKYSTSDLVIKPQQVVEKVWDITQGDAFITSDVGQHQMWAAQYYRFDKPRRWINSGGLGTMGVGLPYAMGVQMANPDATVACITGEGSIQMCIQELATCKQYHLTPKIILLNNRFLGMVRQWQQIDYGSRYSESYMDSLPDFEKLAEAYGHVGMRIEKPGDVDGALREAFGMKDRLVFMNFITDQSENVWPMVKAGKGLSEMLLGSEDL encoded by the coding sequence ATGAACACCGAAGCAGCAGCCCCCATCACGGGCGCCGAGATCGTCGTCCGCTGCCTGGCGGAAGAAGGCGTTGAACACGTCTTCGGCTACCCTGGCGGCGCCGTACTGTACATCTACGACGCCATCTTCAAGCAGGACAAATTCCAGCACGTTCTGGTTCGCCACGAGCAGGCCGCCATCCATGCGGCAGACGCCTATTCGCGCAGCTCGCAGAAAGTCGGCGTGGCCCTGGTCACTTCCGGCCCCGGCGTGACCAATGCCGTCACCGGCCTGTCCACCGCCTATATGGATTCGATTCCGATGGTGGTGATTTCCGGCCAGGTGCCCAGCCACGCCATCGGCCAGGACGCCTTCCAGGAATGCGACACCGTGGGCATCACCCGCCCCGTGGTCAAGCACAACTTCCTGGTGAAAGACGTCAAGGATCTGGCCGAAACGATCAAGAAAGCCTTCTTCATCGCGCGTACCGGCCGGCCCGGCCCGGTGCTGGTGGATATCCCCAAGGATATCTCCATGCACAAGCACGTCTACAACTACCCCAAAGACATCGAGATGCGTTCCTACCGTCCGATGGACAAGGGCCACTCGGGCCAGATCCGCAAGGCCGTGCAGCTGCTGCTGCAAGCCGAACGTCCGATGATCTATACCGGTGGTGGCGTGATCCTGGCCAATGCCGCGCCCGAGCTGAACCGCCTGGTCGACAAGCTCGGCTTCCCGGTGACGAATACCCTGATGGGCCTGGGCGGCTACCGCGCCAGCGACAGCAAGTTCGTCGGCATGCCCGGCATGCACGGCACCTACGAAGCCAATATGGCGATGCAGAACTGCGACGTGCTGATCGCCATCGGCGCCCGCTTCGACGACCGCGTGATCGGCAATCCCAAGCACTTCGCCAGCAATCCGCGCAAGATCATCCACGTCGACATCGACCCCTCGTCGATCTCCAAGCGCGTGAAGGTCGATATTCCGATTGTCGGCAATGTGAAGGATGTGCTGATCGAATTCCTGGCCCAGCTTGACGCGGCCGAAGCCAAGCCGAACGTGTCCGCCCTGAAAAAATGGTGGGGCCAGATCGAGGAATGGCGCGGCCGCGATTGTCTCAAGTACAGCACTTCCGACCTGGTGATCAAGCCGCAGCAGGTGGTGGAGAAGGTCTGGGACATCACCCAGGGCGATGCCTTCATCACCTCCGACGTCGGCCAGCATCAGATGTGGGCGGCGCAGTACTACCGTTTCGACAAGCCGCGCCGCTGGATCAACTCCGGCGGCCTGGGCACCATGGGCGTGGGACTGCCTTACGCCATGGGCGTGCAGATGGCCAATCCCGACGCCACCGTGGCCTGCATCACCGGCGAAGGCTCGATCCAGATGTGCATCCAGGAGCTGGCGACCTGCAAGCAGTACCACCTGACGCCCAAGATCATCCTGCTCAACAACCGCTTCCTCGGCATGGTGCGCCAGTGGCAGCAGATCGACTACGGCTCGCGCTATTCCGAGTCGTATATGGACTCGCTGCCCGACTTCGAAAAGCTGGCCGAAGCCTATGGCCACGTCGGCATGCGCATCGAAAAGCCGGGCGATGTGGACGGCGCCCTGCGCGAAGCATTTGGCATGAAAGACCGCCTGGTCTTCATGAACTTCATTACCGACCAGAGCGAAAACGTGTGGCCGATGGTGAAGGCTGGCAAAGGCCTCTCCGAAATGCTGCTTGGCTCGGAGGATCTTTGA
- a CDS encoding DUF3619 family protein, giving the protein MNTEDLNFAYKVRHALNEKLDDLPAATSDRLAAARQAALARKKAHAPVRVVRSAPAVAGGGNGFFANPLGWFNRFSVALPLMLLVGGLMGVFQYEQQQSIAELAELDAAVLSDELPLSAYLDDGFHAYLETRGQ; this is encoded by the coding sequence ATGAACACCGAAGACCTGAATTTCGCGTACAAAGTGCGCCATGCGCTCAATGAGAAGCTCGACGATCTGCCGGCCGCCACCAGCGACCGCCTGGCCGCCGCGCGTCAGGCTGCCCTTGCCCGTAAAAAAGCGCATGCTCCCGTACGGGTAGTGCGTAGCGCGCCGGCCGTGGCCGGCGGCGGCAATGGTTTCTTCGCCAATCCCCTGGGCTGGTTCAACCGCTTCAGTGTGGCCCTGCCCCTGATGTTGCTGGTGGGCGGCCTGATGGGCGTGTTCCAGTACGAGCAGCAGCAATCGATCGCCGAACTGGCCGAACTGGACGCCGCCGTGCTGTCCGACGAGCTGCCGCTGTCGGCCTATCTGGACGACGGTTTCCACGCCTATCTCGAAACCCGCGGACAGTAA
- a CDS encoding DUF3106 domain-containing protein — protein sequence MTRVSGRSKYLIAGGGALVAAALAAAWVGETRQPAPPPTPAAASAAGANVPHTVAAPPAVAPGAAKPAAGEKPYWKDLKPAQQSALAPLQSSWDDLGPVRKQKWLEIASRFASMKPDEQQRVHERMREWARLTPAERKVVRENFSRAQKITAGKQAKAAQWEEYQQLPQEQKKKLADAAAAKKPQVAKPPTPAQSKMKTPPPIKPHTPGAVAPAPLLNPAAAAGAVPPAATAPGAVNVIPGSYPGAAPLPAAATVPATASIPADASGAASATAASVPPNAAPAVPPNVSK from the coding sequence ATGACGCGTGTTTCCGGTCGCAGCAAATACCTGATTGCCGGTGGTGGCGCCCTCGTGGCCGCCGCGCTGGCCGCCGCCTGGGTGGGTGAAACCCGCCAGCCGGCTCCCCCCCCTACTCCCGCCGCCGCATCCGCTGCCGGCGCCAATGTCCCGCATACCGTGGCCGCACCGCCTGCCGTCGCGCCGGGCGCGGCCAAACCGGCGGCGGGCGAAAAACCGTACTGGAAAGATCTGAAGCCCGCCCAGCAAAGCGCCCTGGCGCCGCTGCAAAGCAGCTGGGACGACCTGGGGCCGGTGCGCAAGCAGAAATGGCTCGAGATCGCCAGCCGCTTCGCGTCCATGAAGCCGGACGAGCAGCAGCGCGTGCATGAGCGCATGCGCGAGTGGGCGCGCCTGACCCCGGCCGAACGCAAGGTGGTGCGCGAGAACTTCTCGCGCGCGCAGAAAATCACGGCCGGTAAGCAAGCCAAGGCCGCGCAGTGGGAGGAGTACCAGCAGCTGCCGCAGGAACAGAAGAAGAAGCTGGCCGACGCCGCTGCCGCCAAAAAGCCGCAGGTCGCCAAGCCGCCGACGCCGGCCCAGAGCAAGATGAAAACCCCGCCGCCGATCAAGCCGCATACGCCGGGCGCCGTCGCGCCGGCGCCGCTGCTCAACCCAGCCGCTGCGGCCGGCGCCGTGCCGCCCGCCGCTACGGCGCCCGGCGCGGTGAACGTGATCCCCGGCTCGTATCCGGGTGCCGCCCCCCTGCCTGCGGCGGCCACCGTCCCGGCAACGGCCAGCATTCCGGCCGACGCCAGCGGCGCTGCCTCGGCGACGGCAGCTTCCGTACCACCTAATGCCGCTCCGGCCGTACCGCCCAATGTCAGCAAGTAA
- the ilvN gene encoding acetolactate synthase small subunit has translation MRHIISVLLENEAGALSRVVGLFSARGYNIETLTVAPTEDATLSRMTIVTSGSDDIIEQITKHLNRLIEVVKVVDLTEGQHIERELMLIKVRAVGKEREEMKRTADIFRGRIIDVTEKTYTIELTGAKSKLDAFIDAIDRTSILETVRTGGSGIGRGERILKV, from the coding sequence ATGCGACACATCATCTCTGTCTTGCTGGAAAACGAAGCCGGTGCGCTCTCGCGCGTGGTCGGCCTGTTCTCGGCGCGCGGCTACAACATCGAAACGCTGACGGTCGCGCCGACCGAAGACGCCACCCTGTCGCGCATGACCATCGTCACCAGCGGCTCGGACGACATCATCGAGCAGATCACCAAGCACCTGAACCGCCTGATCGAGGTGGTCAAGGTGGTCGATCTGACCGAAGGCCAGCACATCGAGCGCGAGCTCATGCTGATCAAGGTGAGGGCAGTGGGCAAGGAGCGCGAGGAAATGAAGCGCACCGCCGACATCTTCCGCGGCCGCATCATCGACGTGACCGAGAAGACCTACACCATTGAACTGACCGGCGCCAAGAGCAAGCTTGATGCCTTCATCGACGCCATCGACCGCACTTCGATTCTGGAAACCGTCCGCACCGGCGGCTCGGGCATAGGACGCGGCGAACGCATCCTCAAAGTCTGA